Proteins encoded within one genomic window of Urocitellus parryii isolate mUroPar1 chromosome 16, mUroPar1.hap1, whole genome shotgun sequence:
- the Trh gene encoding thyrotropin releasing hormone encodes MPGPWLLLTLALTLTLTGSPGGRAQPQGAQQEAEMAADHPGLEDLLRQAERFLLLQDDIQRLRGDLGESSGEWSLQPDSLSKRQHPGKREEEAEEGVEEEEEGGAVAPHKRQHPGRREDEAAWSLDSTQQHKRQHPGRRSPWLGSAVTKRQHPGRRLVDPQVQGSWEEEQEEDAGEGTPRVERRQHPGKRALGGPCAPQGACAPSGLLLGLLSDLSRGQGTQEKPPHPERRASWARDPLEE; translated from the exons ATGCCGGGCCCTTGGCTGCTGCTCACCCTGgctctgaccttgaccttgaccggCTCCCCGGGAGGCCGCGCTCAGCCCCAAGGCGCCCAGCAGGAGGCCGAGATGGCTGCGGACCATCCCGGCCTGGAGGACCTCCTGCGCCAGGCTGAACGGTTCCTTCTCCTCCAGGATGACATCCAGCGGCTGCGAGGGGACCTGGGCGAGTCCTCAGGTGAGTGG TCCCTTCAACCCGATTCACTCTCCAAGCGTCAACATCCGGGCAAAAgggaagaggaggcagaggagggagtggaagaggaggaggaaggcggAGCTGTGGCGCCCCACAAACGCCAGCACCCGGGGCGCCGCGAGGATGAGGCTGCGTGGTCTCTAGACAGCACCCAGCAGCACAAGAGGCAGCACCCCGGCCGGCGCTCCCCGTGGCTGGGGTCTGCTGTCACCAAGAGGCAGCACCCAGGCAGAAGGCTGGTGGACCCCCAGGTCCAGGGGAGCTGGGAAGAGGAGCAAGAAGAAGATGCAGGAGAGGGCACCCCGAGGGTTGAGAGGCGCCAGCATCCCGGCAAGAGGGCGCTGGGAGGCCCCTGTGCGCCCCAGGGAGCCTGTGCCCCATCGGGCCTCCTTCTGGGGCTCCTGAGTGACCTGAGCAGGGGCCAGGGGACCCAGGAGAAGCCGCCCCACCCCGAGCGTCGGGCATCCTGGGCCAGGGACCCCCTGGAGGAGTGA